Proteins co-encoded in one Microcebus murinus isolate Inina chromosome 5, M.murinus_Inina_mat1.0, whole genome shotgun sequence genomic window:
- the TBCC gene encoding tubulin-specific chaperone C has protein sequence MEGAPGGRKAREGKLQVKMEADSCSVVAVGNRDVGSQRDMSLVPERLQRREQDRQLEVEKRKQKRQNQEVEEEKSDFFTAAFARERAAVEELLEGGESVQRLEEAASRLQGLQKLLNDSVLFLAAYDVRQGQETLARLQAALAERRQELQPKKRFAFKNRRKDSASSTKVDAAPAAPAAESILASPLPSKEEGSFGSSWVCGFSNLESQVLEKKADELHQRDVLLTELNNCTIKLYGNPNTLRLTKARSCKLLCGPVSTSVFLEDCSDCVLAVACQQLRIHSTRDTRIFLQVISRAIVEDCSGIQFAPYTWTYPGIDKDFEGSGLDRSKNNWNDVDDFNWLARDVASPNWSILPEEERKIQWD, from the coding sequence ATGGAGGGCGCGCCCGGAGGAAGGAAAGCTAGAGAGGGGAAGCTTCAAGTCAAGATGGAGGCTGACAGTTGCTCCGTGGTCGCGGTGGGGAACAGGGACGTGGGGTCCCAGCGGGACATGAGCCTGGTGCCTGAGCGGCTTCAGAGACGGGAGCAAGATCGGCAACTAGAGGTGGAAAAGCGGAAGCAAAAGCGACAGAaccaggaggtggaggaggagaagagcGACTTCTTCACTGCCGCCTTCGCTCGGGAGCGAGCGGCGGTGGAAGAGCTTCTGGAGGGCGGGGAGTCAGTCCAGCGGCTGGAGGAGGCAGCCTCTCGGCTCCAGGGGCTGCAGAAACTTCTCAACGACTCGGTTTTGTTCCTGGCCGCCTACGACGTGCGGCAGGGACAAGAGACACTGGCGCGGCTGCAGGCGGCCCTAGCTGAGCGGCGCCAGGAACTGCAGCCCAAAAAGCGTTTCGCTTTCAAGAACCGGAGAAAGGATAGTGCTTCGTCCACCAAAGTGGACGCGGCTCCTGCCGCCCCGGCGGCTGAAAGCATCCTGGCCTCTCCGCTGCCCTCGAAGGAGGAGGGAAGCTTTGGCTCCAGCTGGGTCTGCGGTTTCTCCAACCTGGAGTCCCAAGTCTTGGAGAAGAAAGCCGACGAGCTGCACCAGCGCGACGTCCTTTTGACCGAACTGAATAACTGCACGATCAAGCTGTATGGCAATCCCAATACCCTGCGGTTGACCAAGGCCCGCAGCTGCAAGCTGCTCTGCGGCCCAGTGTCCACCTCCGTGTTCCTGGAGGACTGCAGTGACTGCGTGCTGGCCGTGGCCTGCCAACAGCTCCGCATACACAGCACGAGAGACACCCGCATCTTCCTGCAGGTGATCAGCAGGGCCATCGTGGAGGACTGCAGTGGGATCCAGTTCGCCCCTTACACCTGGACCTACCCGGGGATCGACAAAGACTTCGAGGGCTCTGGTTTAGATAGGAGCAAAAATAACTGGAACGACGTTGACGATTTCAACTGGTTGGCCCGGGATGTGGCCTCCCCCAACTGGAGTATTCTTCCTGAAGAGGAGCGAAAGATCCAGTGGGACTAA